CCGGGGTGAGTGGGCCGGGAAACAAGTACCGGTCAGGGACGGTGATTTCCAACGCCGCAGCATCGCGATAGATCTTGGACAGCCGGATGGCGCGGCCGGCCCGAAGACGGTTGGCGAGACCATTCACAGCAGAACTCATCGGCGGCCGCGCGTAGAGGTAACAGAGACCATCAGTGCCATCATCGTTTTCAAGTCCAACCGCCGAGTAACGGCCATTGTCAAAGTTCAGGTCACCGGTCGTGACATCGGCGTACTGGAATAGGATGGACCCGTTTTCGTGCAGTGTCACCTCGAAACTGATAGGCTCCGAGCTATCTCCACCTGGCAGCTCGCGCCACACGTCCTGCCAGATGACGGTGAAACGGCGATTTGGTTGCGTACCTTCGTTCTTGAAGCAGATGCGGCTGGTGCCGGTCGGATTGCCGACTGCCAAATTGTCCCACCAAGGATAGATGCAGCGGTTAGGCGGAGTAGGGGCCGGCATGACTGTAGGCAACGATTCATTCGTGCCCTGGTCTTTCCCTAACGCCAGCCAGCCATTGGTGCAAACGTAGACATAATTGTAGGATGTGTCGTAGTAAGGAAAGTGGAACCCAATCGGCACAAAGATACGGGCTTCGGTTCCAGCAGCAATAGCGACATCCGCCCCCGCCGTATCAATCCAAGCGTAGGTCGGGCCATCTAAAGTATCGGAATCAATCCAGCCGTAGCCCAGAGTGCTCGCGCCGGTATGGACGCCTTTGATAATATCCACCGTAAAACGCTTGTCGTCGTTCTCGGGAACCACATCTGAGCCCAGAGGCAGGACCTGATTGTGAACGATAACCGAGCAGCGCTCCGAAACCTCTGGTGTCCAAGGTCGGAAGGCTACCAGTGTGTCTGCGCCGTTGGCCAGCCCCTCAATCGGAACTGCATCCCAATAGCGGAGAATATTCCCTGTTCCAAAAATCGAGCAGGTCACCACGAGGTCGGAGAACCGGTCAACAGTAGTCAGGTTCTCAACAAGCGCTGTCGGGATAATGGGCGCATCGTAAGGTCTCTGCACAAAGTCATACCAGGGCGTGCTAACGAACAGCGTGCGGGCATCAACCGTCGGCGGCACAAGCGCAGTGTGGTTGACGGACGCGCGGATCATAATATCGCCCGGCGGAGTCTCCTCCTGACAGGTTCCTGCCCGGTACTGCCAGTACCGACCTGGGTTATTTAGCGTTCCGTCAACACCGAGTCGCGGGCATTCCGGTGGTTCCCCGACCTGGAAGTAAAATAGGTAGAATCGGCCGGGTGCGTCAAACACAAGTTGTTCACCAACGTCGGCCATAAAGACGGAGTTCCATCCGTCAGTACCCTCGAGCACCGGCGACTTCCAGTACATCTTACCCGGCCCTCCGCCCGATGCTTCCTTGAATACCGCCAGCTGATAACGGCAGTGCGAAGGGTTGGCAGGGCAGTCGAGGTAAACCTTTGCCGACTCCAGGTAGACCGGGTAGGGAGCAGGCGCATCAAAACGCACACCCCAGCCGAAGTGACCGACCGGCCAATCACGATAACTGGCTGGAGTACCCCCACAGTAGGACAGATTCTCGGTCCAGGTGACAGTAAAGTAGCGGTCAAGCGTATCATTTGAACGGTCGTCGTCAAGGGGCGCAGCACACCAAAACTTGATGTAGTAACGGCCAGCCGCAAGTGGAAACGGAGGGTTGAAAAATGTGACTCGCTCCCGCTCGCCAACCAGAAGCTGAGGTATCACGTCGCTCCATTCAGCAAGCGGATTCATTGCCTCGTCATATAGGCTACATGCCACTGGAATGTTCGTCTCGTCGGTAAGACCAACGTTCTGGAACGCGGCACGGGGTTCAAGGTCTCCCGGATACATCGTCGCTCCCGGTACCACAATACGGCGGCACATGACATCGTGTGTAAGCATCGGCTCTGCCTCAACCCTGACGTCATCAATGCACCACCATTTTATGTTTGCCAGATCACCGTCGAAGACCCAGATGATTGTAACATTCGCCTTGTTCTGGGCGTTGGGCAGATCAAAGACCTCTGCGACCGAGTCCACATTCTGGTCGTAGTAGTCCCGAAGCGTGTCGAGTGTCACTCCCCCATCAACCGAGTAGCACAGCAGCGCCTTGTAAGGCCGGGACAGCAAGCGGTTGAACAGCGTCGTGACGTAGAGCCTCACGTTGCGGTACCCGGAACAATTGACCTCGGTAACAAGAGAATCGGGTGGTGCACCCGGGTACAGATTCCAGAAGATCGCAGCATACGGAGTAGGATTTGTAAGCCACGGTGCGGCGTTCGCCTCCTCACGATGCCAGTCGTCGGAACCCTCAGGCGGCGTATAGGATATGCGCCATCCCGTAGGCGGCGACGCTGTGCTCCACGCTGAATTGAAATCCTCGCTCAGCAGGACATCGCCGAGCGTCAAACTTGCCAACACGGTCAGACCGACAACAAAACGATACATCTAAACCTCCTTTACTGTTCACATAGGAGTCACGTAACCCAAAACCGCGGAATAGCGTTGCCCGCAAAGCCTACCTTGACTTTGTCTGCGCGTAGGTAACCACGGTAATTCAATTATAGACCCAGTCCACGGACTGTCAACAATACGCTCCTGTCGGCTAGACCCCTATTGACGACCGCCCTGAGGTTGCTATAGTAACAGCGAAGCAGGCCAGATGTTGTTGGGTAAGATTCTATCTTCACTGGATGCAGCAATAGCAGCAAGCTGCAAGTCTCGACCTGCTAATCAGGAAAGGAGACAACAATGAAACCGGCAGTGTACTTGACCTTGGTACTCGTAGTGAGTGTCAACTTGTCGCCTGGGGCCGAAGGCTTCCAACCCAAGTCAGGCCTTCATAACTTCGGACTGGAGATACGCTATGACCCGATACCGGGCGTGCCTCTGGTTCAGTCGCGGGTTTCTCCCCTCCCGGCTGACCCGATCAAGCTGCGGACGGTGAACAGAGCCCTGCCAATGGATAGCCCCTCAGGGACAATTGTCGCATCCGGCAGTTCTGGCGACGGCTGCGCCGAGTTGCCCCTTTCCGGAAGCGAAGGAACCGGCCAAGTCGAGGAAACACCAGTCGTGCAGTTGTCTGCTACCGGTCCTGAAACAGAGGTCATTGTGGCCGGCACCGGCATTGCCTCAATCCTGGACAGGCCGCAGGATCAGGAATACGGACTGCCGAACCTCGTTTTCTACAAGCCGACCGGCTGGGATTATCCAATTGTGCCCTCGAGCGTGCGCAACACCCACACTGTTGGCCCAGACCTGAATGACGGCGATACCACTTTCTTCGATTTTGCAGTAGCGAACAACGGCAGCTCAACCGCAAAGCCACGGTTCTATACTTACCTCTACTGGGACGGACGTATCCTCGGTGGTTTCTATACCGAGTCGTTACCCGCTGGCTGGTACACGTACTACAACGACTATCCGTTCCGGATGCCATCAGGTTCACATCTCATCGCCGGGTTCACCGACTCCACAAACGTCATCGCCGAGTCGCTTGAAAACGATAACCGCTGGTCCGCGACTTTCAGTTGGCGCAATACTGGCACGGCCTTGCCCAACCTGCGGCCGTACGCACCAACTGGCTGGGACTTTCCGGTCGTGCCGTCCAACGTGCGCGGTACGCACACAGTGGGCCCCGACCTGAACGACTACGATACGACCTTCATTGACTTTGCGGTGCTAAACGACGGCAACGCAACTGCCAAACCAAGGTTCTTCATTTACATGTACTTGGACGGCAGAGTCATCGGCGGCTGGTATGCGGACTCGCTCCCACCCTACTACTATGGCTACGTAGACGACTACTGGGCATTCGTTCAAGCCGGAACGCACTCACTCGGCCTTGTTGCCGACTCTACCAACACCGTCCTTGAGTCAAACGAAGCCGACAACTGGTTCAGCCGAACCTTTACCTGGCGCCACGACCCGGCAACACTGCCCAACCTGACCTACTACACGCCAGACACAAGCTGGGACTATCCGGTGGTTCCCTCGAGCGTACGGAGCACGCACCATGTCGGGCCGAACCTCAACGACCGCGACACGACCTTTCTGGACTGGTGCATTGCCAACCTAGGCAACTGGGTGGCTCAGCCCAGGTTCTACATCTACCTGTTCCAAGACGCCGTGCCATTTGCTGGTTGGTATCTCGATTCGTTACCAGCCCGGACGTATGTCTACCTCGAAGACTACACCCGGTTTTTCCCCTCCGGCCTTCACGCCATCGCAATGTTTGTGGACTCGACCAACGTCGTTCTAGAGTCCAACGAAAACGATAACCGTTACACAAACACCTACTTCTGGAACCACGTGCCGGTGCCGGACCTTGCTCCTTACGCGCCGTCCGGCTGGGAGTTGCCACTAGTACCGTCGAACGTGCGCAACACCCATTCGGTCGGGCCGGACCTCAATGACTTGGACACAACGTTCATTGACTGGGCGGTGGCCAACTTCGGTAGCGCAACCGCGCGCCCCAGATTTTACACCTACATTTATCAGGACGGCGTGCCATTCGCCGGCTGGTATGCTGACTCGCTACCGGCCGGTTACTACGTATCAGTTGCCGACTATCCGCGGATTATCACCCAAGGTTCACACCGACTTGGGCTGTTTACTGACTCAACAAACGCGGTCACCGAATCGCTTGAGACCAACAACAAGTTCGACCAGAGCTTTGTCTGGCGTCATAGATTGCCGGCTATGCCGAACCTTGTGCCCTACGCGCCCACAGGCTGGGACTACCCGGTTGTTCCCTCAAACGTACGCAATACCCACACAGTCGGGCCAGACCTGAACGACCGCGATACGACGTTTGTCGACATGGCCTTTGCAAATATCGGCCGGGCTGTGGCCAAGCCTAGGTTCTACACCTACCTGTACTCGGACGGTACTCCCTTTGCTGGGGTATACATGGACTCACTGCCCGCAGGTTACTACGGCTATGCTGAGGACATCGCGCGAATGTTTACGGCTGGTAACCACTTACTGCGACTTCTCGTGGATTCAACCAACACTGTGGTCGAGTCCCTTGAAACTGACAACGAATGGGAACGTAACTTCGACTGGCGGCCCGGTACAGGACTCGAAGAAAATTGCCGGTCAGCATCCGGAGCTGGACGTCCCCTCGTTGCAAGCGTAGTGGCTGGCAGGACAAGAGTGCGGTTCAAACTGTCAGTCCCGGCTAGCATCAGACTCCGAGTTCTTGATATACTGGGTCGTACAGTGACAGTGCTGGCTCAAGGACACTACGCAGACGGTTTTCACGAAGTCGACTGGGACTGTGCTGGTGCGGGCGGCATTTATGTCCTCGAGCTGGAGACTCCGTACCATCGCAGGCAAGTAGCACTAGTCGCGAAACCATAGAACCCGGAGGGTTGTGGAACATTCTCTGCAGTCCTCTTGAAAAGTCTTGCCACTAGGTCAGCGCATGCTGTCTGTGTTGTAGCGATAACAACACCGTACCTTTGCGGCACGGAAACTGAGTAATTCAGGACCAAAAGAGTAGACGATAGGCTCGAAAACCTGGTTACATCCGCATGTGGCCAGCGAACTCTCCCTGAAAACGGTACCAGTCCGCATTGCCAGCCCCACACGGAGGCACCGTCTGGTCTTCGAGGCCTACTGGGTCTGAATGCGACGTCAGCTAACTCATATCCGCATGCGCGCTTCTTTTCAACCAACTGCTACCGAAGCACCGGCTTGGACTCTGCGCTGCGCCACCTGTTCTAATACCGAAGGCACGATGCGATATCTCCGGTCTGCTGTGACAGGTGTGCTACCGGTTTTCCGTGTCATCTGTTTACCCGGTTCGCACTCGACGCAGCGAAGGTGCCCAGGAACTGCTGCCAATCTCACTAGTTCGGCTTCTCCCGTTTCCTTGCGCTTTGTCGGCGTGCACAATGCACTAGTGGTGTGTTTTCGAGGGGCTCGCTGCCAGTTTGCTGTTCGCGGCCCGAGGTAACCAGACCCAGATTACCGCACCAGGCTAGACTGCAGCACAAGGCCGGCAATCCGTCCCATCGCACCGCCAGGTCCAAGCATTTTTCTGAGTCGTTCTGCATGCTCTTTGGCCCGGTTTCTGGTTCCGGCATTTTGCAGAAGGGATAGCACGGCCGCGGTTAGTGTATCAGCCGACGGATCAAGCAGTTCGCACACTGTCCCAGGACCAAGCAGTATGTTAGGCAGGGCGAACTGACCGACCCGAACCAGTGCCTGGGCAAGCAGCTGCGAACCCCAGGACAAATGGTAAGTCACGACCTGTGGAGTTCCGAGCAGCGCGGTTTCGAGTGCGGCTGTACCGGATACAACGACCGCACATTCAGCATGGCGGATGATTCCATAGCGACTGGCAACCCTGGCCAGGATGTCGTTGCCCGGACCATTAATCATGACTCCACTCAGGCCAGGGTGTAGCGTATGCAATCCGCCGAACACCCGCGCAAACAGTGGCCGGTGGAACCGCCTCTCCTGCGGCCTGGACCCGGGCAGGAAGACAATGTAACGTTCGGTCTCGACCAGTCCAAGTTCACTGAACGTCTCGGTCCTTTTTCCGACTCGGTCGAGGAGGTCGAGCAGCGGATACCCAAGAAAGATGGCATCCAATCCATGCCGCCGCAGTTCAGCTTCCTCAAATGGAAACAGGCACACAACCCGGTCTGCCGCGCTGGCAATGGCCCGCACCCGCCATCTGCCCCATGCCCAGAATTGAGGCGGGGCGAGATACACGACCGGAATCCCCAGTCTTCGACATCGCTCTCCCAGCACCAGATTGAAGCCAGGGTATCCGACAAGCACGACCCGATCCGGCCGGTCCAATGCCAGTCGGGCCAGTATATGCTCAAGCCGGGCTTTTTCCCGGGGTGCTGACCGCAAACCCTCAAGAAAGCCAAGTGCCGGATCGACCTTTCGGCCAGGCCTGATACATTCGACAATTGTCTCTGGTACGATTGCGGTCAGTGCCCGCCTGAGCAAAACTGCAAGGAGGAAGCCCGAAGGCTCGCCGGCCGAGATGAGAACACGCATCCCGCAAGAGGCTAGAAATCAGACCTTGACTGTCAAGCTGCATGACCATAGACTTTGTCCTGTCCTGTGAGACGAATCGGATGACATTTGACTTCGTGCGCGCCGACCCGGCGCAAGCCTCAGTCGTCATCGTCGGTGTGCCGCTCGACCGTTCCAGCTCGTTCATTCCCGGCACCCGGTTCGGACCTGATGCCGCCCGCCTCGGCTCGGTCAACATCGAGTCCTTCAGTCCGTATCAGAAACGCGACGCTGCCGAACTGGCAATCGCCGATGCCGGTGACGTGTGCTTCACATTTTCGAATCCTGATGCCCCATTTGAGCAAATCCGCAGCGTCACTCGCTCGAACATCGAAGCCGACCGCAAGCAGCTTGCGGTCGGCGGTGAACATACCATTACACCGGCGATCGTATCCGAGTTAGTGCGTGCACACCCTGACCTCTGTATTGTGCAGTTTGACGCCCATTCAGACCTGCGTGATGATTTCCTCGGTGAGAAATGGTGTCATGCAACTGCCATGCGCCGCGTGCTTGACTTTGTGCCGCGCTACCGGCTGTTTCAGGTCGGCATCCGTTCGTTCAGCCAGGCCGCGGAAATGGACGTGCCCGAGTTGTTCGCATTTGACGTCCTGGACTCGATTGGAACTGTCCGGCAGCGTATCGGCTCGCGGCCGGTGTATATCAGTCTTGACGTGGATGTGCTCGACCCGTCGGTACTACCGGACGTCCAGACCCCGCAGCCTGGCGGTGTCACTTATCAGGAACTGGCAAAAGCCTTGGCCGGACTGGCAAAGCTCGGCGTCGTCGGAGCCGACATCGTCGAGTTCTGTCCGCGGGGTCCGCATCCGACTGCCGGCGCACCGGTTGTCGCCGAACTGGTGCGCGAACTTGCCATCGTCCTAGGAACAAGCTGAAAGGAGGTAAGTCCGTAATGTGTTGTCATGCCTGCCCTGGGTATGAGCTGTGCCGAACCAAGAAGAACCTCAAGCAGGATGACTGCTGCCCGCAATGCCCCTACTTCTCGTCGTGCATGGAGGAAACCCTCGAGGAGGATGTGCGAGTGCCGCGTAGTCACCCAGCGCGCCGCTCCTGACGATACCCGGCAACTGCCCCATTACCAGTCCGGGTCGAACGTCCGGTCAGTGACCGACAAGTGCCAGCCGCTCGACTCTGATGCCGGCCGGACTCAGTACCTCAACAAGGTAAACCCCGGTCGCGACCCTTCCCGGTTTCCACACAGCCCGCCGCATACCTTGGTCCACAATCGGCTGGGCGACGAGCATGCCGGTCAGTGTCCTGATTTCAACCCTCGACTGCTCAGGCAATCCGGAAATCACAACCCGGTCGTTCACCCCGAGTACACAGGGATTGGGATACACCAGAATATGCAAACCTGAAACCGTGTCTTGGCCCGGCACGATGTTCAGAAGCGAGACCCCGCGCTGGGTTCCGACCACAACGATTCCCCTTATCGTACCAATCTCCAGTGCCTGGTAAAAGTCGGTTATCCCTTCTTCGCTCTTGATAAGTCCACTGTTCTGCGCGGTGTAGTTGTTCCAGCGACCTGAAATCCGGTCGTACATCGAAAGCCCGCTCTGACAGAGAAACCACACCCGGCCGGACCGGTCGGCTCGTACACGGTAGACGTTATTGTCCAGCAGCCCGGAGTTAGCGCTGGTGTAAACCCGGAACCCAGCACCATCCCACACTGCTACGCCCTGGGGCGTGGCGAGCCAGATGTTGTCTTCCGGATCGGCTGCGACCGAGCGGACCTCGGTTGCCGGTAGGCCATTCGCGATGATGGAATACGAATCGTCGGCCCGGTTCCGGAGCGTACCCCTGGTATCAATCCTGACCAGTCCGACGGTCAGGCCGAGCCACACGCAGCCGCGCGAATCAAAGGCGAAGTCAAACCCGCCCCGCGGTGGCGGCACAAGACCGGGAATGTCAAACTCCACCCGGGTGCCTGAGGAATCAACCGCAACCACCATACCCTCGCCGTTGAACACCCACTTGGTGTCATAACGATCAATGCCAAATGCATCGATCACGTTCCAGCCGGAGTTCGGTCCCCACTGAACCCTGCCCCATGTATCAGCACCGGGGTCATAGACACTCAGGCCGCCGTCACTCGCAAAGTGGGCGAACCATACC
This is a stretch of genomic DNA from candidate division WOR-3 bacterium. It encodes these proteins:
- a CDS encoding T9SS type A sorting domain-containing protein, encoding MYRFVVGLTVLASLTLGDVLLSEDFNSAWSTASPPTGWRISYTPPEGSDDWHREEANAAPWLTNPTPYAAIFWNLYPGAPPDSLVTEVNCSGYRNVRLYVTTLFNRLLSRPYKALLCYSVDGGVTLDTLRDYYDQNVDSVAEVFDLPNAQNKANVTIIWVFDGDLANIKWWCIDDVRVEAEPMLTHDVMCRRIVVPGATMYPGDLEPRAAFQNVGLTDETNIPVACSLYDEAMNPLAEWSDVIPQLLVGERERVTFFNPPFPLAAGRYYIKFWCAAPLDDDRSNDTLDRYFTVTWTENLSYCGGTPASYRDWPVGHFGWGVRFDAPAPYPVYLESAKVYLDCPANPSHCRYQLAVFKEASGGGPGKMYWKSPVLEGTDGWNSVFMADVGEQLVFDAPGRFYLFYFQVGEPPECPRLGVDGTLNNPGRYWQYRAGTCQEETPPGDIMIRASVNHTALVPPTVDARTLFVSTPWYDFVQRPYDAPIIPTALVENLTTVDRFSDLVVTCSIFGTGNILRYWDAVPIEGLANGADTLVAFRPWTPEVSERCSVIVHNQVLPLGSDVVPENDDKRFTVDIIKGVHTGASTLGYGWIDSDTLDGPTYAWIDTAGADVAIAAGTEARIFVPIGFHFPYYDTSYNYVYVCTNGWLALGKDQGTNESLPTVMPAPTPPNRCIYPWWDNLAVGNPTGTSRICFKNEGTQPNRRFTVIWQDVWRELPGGDSSEPISFEVTLHENGSILFQYADVTTGDLNFDNGRYSAVGLENDDGTDGLCYLYARPPMSSAVNGLANRLRAGRAIRLSKIYRDAAALEITVPDRYLFPGPLTPVARVQNAGTVRDTIKVFLRIRPTPAPYDDSVIVADLRPGDSAEVSFRPCTLALGAYTVTCSTAMRDDAVDTNDVISKVVIASPWVQREDIPFGWFRRKVKSATLVYAPTTNRLYAMKGANSNELWCYDLSTGKWDSLRSMPLDSSGRRAKDGCDLTFDPLHGNKGYLWAIKAGGQPDFYAYDIAADTWIHRAPVYIPAWTYRPPKKGAAIAFVPSRGAAGSVYCIPGNNSNNFYRYDISTNRWEIPLDLLGQPIAVPKNPNRVFATCKHGSDMVYDGEDRLYVMRGSGTLDVFAFSPLTNAWVDTLDPVSLLGPRNKRVKAGASMSYLNKTLYVLKGGNTQEFWSYNTAGGDSWLQRTGIPIAIAGRHRKVKRGSAMAAVDSTIFCLKGSYSNEFWEYMPSADSAGSVSGSWETRAGTMAESGHPSSVPLLQAWPNPTKTGALISYSAPGSTHVRLRVYDRTGRLVRTLYDATSLPGRNSVRWDAVNERNQRVPAGVYVLRMEITSGVVLTSKLVVQEE
- a CDS encoding CARDB domain-containing protein — its product is MKPAVYLTLVLVVSVNLSPGAEGFQPKSGLHNFGLEIRYDPIPGVPLVQSRVSPLPADPIKLRTVNRALPMDSPSGTIVASGSSGDGCAELPLSGSEGTGQVEETPVVQLSATGPETEVIVAGTGIASILDRPQDQEYGLPNLVFYKPTGWDYPIVPSSVRNTHTVGPDLNDGDTTFFDFAVANNGSSTAKPRFYTYLYWDGRILGGFYTESLPAGWYTYYNDYPFRMPSGSHLIAGFTDSTNVIAESLENDNRWSATFSWRNTGTALPNLRPYAPTGWDFPVVPSNVRGTHTVGPDLNDYDTTFIDFAVLNDGNATAKPRFFIYMYLDGRVIGGWYADSLPPYYYGYVDDYWAFVQAGTHSLGLVADSTNTVLESNEADNWFSRTFTWRHDPATLPNLTYYTPDTSWDYPVVPSSVRSTHHVGPNLNDRDTTFLDWCIANLGNWVAQPRFYIYLFQDAVPFAGWYLDSLPARTYVYLEDYTRFFPSGLHAIAMFVDSTNVVLESNENDNRYTNTYFWNHVPVPDLAPYAPSGWELPLVPSNVRNTHSVGPDLNDLDTTFIDWAVANFGSATARPRFYTYIYQDGVPFAGWYADSLPAGYYVSVADYPRIITQGSHRLGLFTDSTNAVTESLETNNKFDQSFVWRHRLPAMPNLVPYAPTGWDYPVVPSNVRNTHTVGPDLNDRDTTFVDMAFANIGRAVAKPRFYTYLYSDGTPFAGVYMDSLPAGYYGYAEDIARMFTAGNHLLRLLVDSTNTVVESLETDNEWERNFDWRPGTGLEENCRSASGAGRPLVASVVAGRTRVRFKLSVPASIRLRVLDILGRTVTVLAQGHYADGFHEVDWDCAGAGGIYVLELETPYHRRQVALVAKP
- the speB gene encoding agmatinase is translated as MTIDFVLSCETNRMTFDFVRADPAQASVVIVGVPLDRSSSFIPGTRFGPDAARLGSVNIESFSPYQKRDAAELAIADAGDVCFTFSNPDAPFEQIRSVTRSNIEADRKQLAVGGEHTITPAIVSELVRAHPDLCIVQFDAHSDLRDDFLGEKWCHATAMRRVLDFVPRYRLFQVGIRSFSQAAEMDVPELFAFDVLDSIGTVRQRIGSRPVYISLDVDVLDPSVLPDVQTPQPGGVTYQELAKALAGLAKLGVVGADIVEFCPRGPHPTAGAPVVAELVRELAIVLGTS